A stretch of the Malus sylvestris chromosome 10, drMalSylv7.2, whole genome shotgun sequence genome encodes the following:
- the LOC126587747 gene encoding protein MAIN-LIKE 2-like isoform X2, translating into MDVHEALDHLNKLGEWKLDGRVKERIKDTGFDGLLKLTTFPMNHDLPLLSVLVESYDVRERCFIFNSHKLFFGLEDVLYITGLPVDGNPVTGIDSRGDELCMKYLGCNGIDPRSAGITSLEWLRESFEVVPGTIDKDSPDIEPYVRAFLLYLIGSVVFPDYSRKYVHVIYLSLMENLQTIKDYAWGAALLAHLHFSLENFKLLYSPRRKNILMGHTFSLVVFAMERIPKLVQRFLSNGVNRVDDYLPTSFPLLAGWTKLLCDPSSTHEETTRQEYLQMLDELIEDDIVWQPYKRLPCNFLPEYCAGQEKMGMSRTILLCYEKAVYHRPDFSPKQFGIQKVNTSMLRPLVELELCPKRGRKGINWGTYKNYGCYKEEWENRASCIITESVEEDSDSPPIEVLTTSSSPAPDDPNPLSAKRKSVDHVGNRLKVKTPKTSGPLVDAYGSTNSLELGNPLHTDLYFGLTDAAPMDATPPPSIGVFSVTSDQELLDELNSLQDDVNDLLQASVIHPSDVRPTAMPAAVESAKETIRGILCQGFDALANSETQEAFLASSEVLLSSGVFPSDDLKTRLTAFRNELPHNATAFLQAHADVDTATEFSSLQEFLVSQAVKLPALQERLHVASEKIAHLRAILDAALEKQTKMDEVLAAFVEKTETAKQKLASMHPQAAEIVSKKRASEKLMEQFKSSWVDLRTSLFKFL; encoded by the exons ATGGATGTTCACGAAGCACTGGACCACTTGAATAAATTGGGGGAATGGAAGCTTGATGGAAGAGTTAAGGAGAGGATTAAAGACACTGGTTTTGATGGGTTACTTAAGCTCACTACTTTTCCAATGAACCATGATTTACCCCTATTATCTGTACTTGTAGAATCTTATGATGTTAGAGAGAGATGTTTCATTTTTAATAGCCATAaacttttttttggtttggaagATGTATTGTATATCACAGGGCTGCCTGTAGATGGTAATCCTGTCACCGGTATTGATTCAAGAGGTGACGAGCTTTGTATGAAATACTTGGGTTGCAATGGTATTGACCCAAGGAGTGCTGGTATCACTAGTTTAGAATGGCTGAGGGAGAGTTTTGAGGTAGTTCCTGGGACTATTGATAAAGATAGTCCCGACATTGAACCTTATGTTCGAGCTTTTCTACTATATCTTATAGGCTCTGTGGTTTTTCCTGATTACTCTCGGAAGTATGTCCATGTTATTTATCTTTCTCTTATGGAAAATCTTCAAACCATAAAGGACTATGCATGGGGTGCTGCTTTGCTAGCTCATCTTCATTTTTCACTGGAGAACTTTAAGCTACTTTATTCGCCTCGGCGAAAAAACATATTAATGGGACACACCTTTTCCCTAGTG GTTTTTGCAATGGAGCGTATTCCTAAGCTGGTGCAGAGATTTTTGTCCAATGGAGTCAATCGGGTGGATGATTATCTTCCAACAAGTTTTCCTTTGTTAGCAGGATGGACCAAACTACTATGCGACCCCTCCAGTACTCATGAAGAAACCACTAGACAGGAATATCTTCAAATGCTGGATGAGCTAATAGAGGATGAT aTTGTTTGGCAGCCATACAAAAGGCTTCCCTGTAATTTTCTTCCTGAGTATTGTGCCGGGCAGGAGAAAATGGGCATGTCTAGAACAATCCTCCTTTGCTATGAGAAGGCTGTGTATCATCGGCCCGATTTCAGTCCAAAGCAATTTGGCATTCAGAAAGTGAATACCAGCATGTTGCGCCCCCTAGTTGAGTTGGAATTATGTCCTAAGAGGGGTCGCAAAGGAATAAATTGGGGAACGTATAAAAATTATGGATGTTACAAGGAGGAGTGGGAAAATAGGGCCAGCTGCATCATAACAGAATCTGTTGAAGAGGATTCCGACTCCCCTCCTATTGAAG TGCTTACTACTTCATCTTCTCCGGCCCCTGATGACCCTAATCCACTGTCTGCTAAGAGGAAGAGCGTTGACCATGTTGGCAACAGACTCAAGGTTAAG ACACCGAAGACCTCAGGCCCCCTTGTAGATGCTTATGGGTCCACTAACTCCTTGGAATTAGGGAATCCTCTGCACACAGACTTATATTTTGGACTTACTGATGCCGCTCCTATGGATGCGACTCCGCCTCCGTCAATCGGGGTATTCTCAGTGACATCTGATCAGGAG TTGTTGGATGAGTTGAATTCTTTACAGGATGATGTTAATGACCTTCTTCAGGCATCTGTTATCCATCCTTCTGATGTTCGTCCCACAGCTATGCCAGCGGCTGTGGAGTCTGCGAAGGAGACTATCCGAGGAATCCTATGTCAAGGTTTTGATGCTTTAGCAAACTCTGAAACGCAAGAAGCTTTTCTTGCTTCTTCAGAGGTTCTATTGTCATCCGGTGTCTTCCCATCTGATGATTTGAAGACTAGGTTGACAGCCTTTAGGAATGAGCTCCCGCACAATGCTACTGCCTTTCTACAAGCACATGCAGATGTTGATACAGCTACAGAGTTTTCTTCTTTACAGGAATTCTTGGTCTCGCAAGCTGTTAAACTTCCTGCCCTGCAAGAACGCTTACACGTGGCTTCTGAGAAGATAGCACATCTTCGAGCAATATTAGATGCTGCCCTTGAGAAGCAAACGAAGATGGATGAGGTTCTCGCAGCCTTTGTTGAGAAGACTGAAACTGCCAAGCAGAAATTGGCCTCCATGCATCCTCAGGCAGCTGAAATCGTGTCAAAGAAGCGGGCATCCGAGAAGTTGATGGAGCAATTCAAATCCTCTTGGGTTGACCTTAGAACtagtttgttcaaatttttgTGA
- the LOC126587747 gene encoding uncharacterized protein LOC126587747 isoform X1, protein MDVHEALDHLNKLGEWKLDGRVKERIKDTGFDGLLKLTTFPMNHDLPLLSVLVESYDVRERCFIFNSHKLFFGLEDVLYITGLPVDGNPVTGIDSRGDELCMKYLGCNGIDPRSAGITSLEWLRESFEVVPGTIDKDSPDIEPYVRAFLLYLIGSVVFPDYSRKYVHVIYLSLMENLQTIKDYAWGAALLAHLHFSLENFKLLYSPRRKNILMGHTFSLVVFAMERIPKLVQRFLSNGVNRVDDYLPTSFPLLAGWTKLLCDPSSTHEETTRQEYLQMLDELIEDDIVWQPYKRLPCNFLPEYCAGQEKMGMSRTILLCYEKAVYHRPDFSPKQFGIQKVNTSMLRPLVELELCPKRGRKGINWGTYKNYGCYKEEWENRASCIITESVEEDSDSPPIEVLTTSSSPAPDDPNPLSAKRKSVDHVGNRLKVKTPKTSGPLVDAYGSTNSLELGNPLHTDLYFGLTDAAPMDATPPPSIGVFSVTSDQEDPATIHPSNAISSLLTNLNDAGLFPPAGSPKLLDELNSLQDDVNDLLQASVIHPSDVRPTAMPAAVESAKETIRGILCQGFDALANSETQEAFLASSEVLLSSGVFPSDDLKTRLTAFRNELPHNATAFLQAHADVDTATEFSSLQEFLVSQAVKLPALQERLHVASEKIAHLRAILDAALEKQTKMDEVLAAFVEKTETAKQKLASMHPQAAEIVSKKRASEKLMEQFKSSWVDLRTSLFKFL, encoded by the exons ATGGATGTTCACGAAGCACTGGACCACTTGAATAAATTGGGGGAATGGAAGCTTGATGGAAGAGTTAAGGAGAGGATTAAAGACACTGGTTTTGATGGGTTACTTAAGCTCACTACTTTTCCAATGAACCATGATTTACCCCTATTATCTGTACTTGTAGAATCTTATGATGTTAGAGAGAGATGTTTCATTTTTAATAGCCATAaacttttttttggtttggaagATGTATTGTATATCACAGGGCTGCCTGTAGATGGTAATCCTGTCACCGGTATTGATTCAAGAGGTGACGAGCTTTGTATGAAATACTTGGGTTGCAATGGTATTGACCCAAGGAGTGCTGGTATCACTAGTTTAGAATGGCTGAGGGAGAGTTTTGAGGTAGTTCCTGGGACTATTGATAAAGATAGTCCCGACATTGAACCTTATGTTCGAGCTTTTCTACTATATCTTATAGGCTCTGTGGTTTTTCCTGATTACTCTCGGAAGTATGTCCATGTTATTTATCTTTCTCTTATGGAAAATCTTCAAACCATAAAGGACTATGCATGGGGTGCTGCTTTGCTAGCTCATCTTCATTTTTCACTGGAGAACTTTAAGCTACTTTATTCGCCTCGGCGAAAAAACATATTAATGGGACACACCTTTTCCCTAGTG GTTTTTGCAATGGAGCGTATTCCTAAGCTGGTGCAGAGATTTTTGTCCAATGGAGTCAATCGGGTGGATGATTATCTTCCAACAAGTTTTCCTTTGTTAGCAGGATGGACCAAACTACTATGCGACCCCTCCAGTACTCATGAAGAAACCACTAGACAGGAATATCTTCAAATGCTGGATGAGCTAATAGAGGATGAT aTTGTTTGGCAGCCATACAAAAGGCTTCCCTGTAATTTTCTTCCTGAGTATTGTGCCGGGCAGGAGAAAATGGGCATGTCTAGAACAATCCTCCTTTGCTATGAGAAGGCTGTGTATCATCGGCCCGATTTCAGTCCAAAGCAATTTGGCATTCAGAAAGTGAATACCAGCATGTTGCGCCCCCTAGTTGAGTTGGAATTATGTCCTAAGAGGGGTCGCAAAGGAATAAATTGGGGAACGTATAAAAATTATGGATGTTACAAGGAGGAGTGGGAAAATAGGGCCAGCTGCATCATAACAGAATCTGTTGAAGAGGATTCCGACTCCCCTCCTATTGAAG TGCTTACTACTTCATCTTCTCCGGCCCCTGATGACCCTAATCCACTGTCTGCTAAGAGGAAGAGCGTTGACCATGTTGGCAACAGACTCAAGGTTAAG ACACCGAAGACCTCAGGCCCCCTTGTAGATGCTTATGGGTCCACTAACTCCTTGGAATTAGGGAATCCTCTGCACACAGACTTATATTTTGGACTTACTGATGCCGCTCCTATGGATGCGACTCCGCCTCCGTCAATCGGGGTATTCTCAGTGACATCTGATCAGGAG GATCCTGCAACCATTCATCCCTCAAATGCAATTTCAAGCTTGCTGACTAACCTTAATGATGCAGGCTTATTTCCTCCAGCCGGATCACCCAAG TTGTTGGATGAGTTGAATTCTTTACAGGATGATGTTAATGACCTTCTTCAGGCATCTGTTATCCATCCTTCTGATGTTCGTCCCACAGCTATGCCAGCGGCTGTGGAGTCTGCGAAGGAGACTATCCGAGGAATCCTATGTCAAGGTTTTGATGCTTTAGCAAACTCTGAAACGCAAGAAGCTTTTCTTGCTTCTTCAGAGGTTCTATTGTCATCCGGTGTCTTCCCATCTGATGATTTGAAGACTAGGTTGACAGCCTTTAGGAATGAGCTCCCGCACAATGCTACTGCCTTTCTACAAGCACATGCAGATGTTGATACAGCTACAGAGTTTTCTTCTTTACAGGAATTCTTGGTCTCGCAAGCTGTTAAACTTCCTGCCCTGCAAGAACGCTTACACGTGGCTTCTGAGAAGATAGCACATCTTCGAGCAATATTAGATGCTGCCCTTGAGAAGCAAACGAAGATGGATGAGGTTCTCGCAGCCTTTGTTGAGAAGACTGAAACTGCCAAGCAGAAATTGGCCTCCATGCATCCTCAGGCAGCTGAAATCGTGTCAAAGAAGCGGGCATCCGAGAAGTTGATGGAGCAATTCAAATCCTCTTGGGTTGACCTTAGAACtagtttgttcaaatttttgTGA
- the LOC126584894 gene encoding probable indole-3-pyruvate monooxygenase YUCCA10: protein MEEVQVIIVGAGPAGLATSACLNHLKISNVVLEREDCYASLWKKRSYDRLKLHLAKEFCELPYMTFPSNAPTYIPKDMFVQYLETNVSQLGINPKCNQNVKSALYEVDINKWRVTAENTLLGAQEEYLGKFLVVASGENSIGYVPEVHGLDEFKGEAIHSSNYENGKKYGGKNVLVVGSGNSGMEIAYDLSNSGANTSIVIRSPVHVLNKEIVHFGMVSLKFLPLNIVDKAVVLLGKLKYGDLTKYGIRKPKEGPFFLKAAKGRAPTIDVGSINKIKTGEIKVLPSITSIDGDLIRFQNGNVDSYNAIIFATGYKSSVLNWLQDDNHYFNENGMPQKSFPNHWKSEKRGLYSAGFSRRGLFGIAYDARSIAEDISSCLTS from the exons ATGGAGGAAGTACAAGTGATCATCGTAGGTGCCGGTCCGGCCGGCTTAGCAACCTCAGCATGTCTTAATCACCTTAAGATTTCAAATGTAGTACTCGAAAGAGAAGATTGCTATGCTTCTCTTTGGAAGAAAAGGTCATATGATCGTTTGAAGCTACACTTGGCCAAAGAATTCTGCGAACTTCCCTATATGACTTTCCCTTCAAATGCACCCACATACATCCCCAAGGATATGTTTGTTCAATACTTGGAAACTAATGTATCCCAACTCGGAATAAACCCTAAGTGCAACCAAAACGTGAAGTCTGCTCTTTATGAAGTAGACATAAACAAATGGCGTGTCACGGCCGAGAACACGCTTTTGGGTGCACAAGAAGAGTACCTTGGGAAGTTTCTTGTGGTTGCAAGTGGTGAAAATAGCATAGGTTATGTTCCTGAAGTGCATGGCTTGGATGAGTTCAAAGGGGAGGCCATTCATTCAAGCAACTACGAAAACGGCAAGAAATATGGTGGAAAAAATGTTTTAGTCGTTGGTTCTGGGAATTCTGGCATGGAAATTGCATATGATTTATCAAATTCGGGTGCTAATACGTCCATTGTTATCCGTAGCCCG GTACATGTTCTCAACAAGGAAATCGTACATTTCGGAATggtttcgttaaaattcctccCACTTAACATAGTTGACAAGGCTGTTGTGCTCTTAGGAAAACTAAAATATGGAGATTTAACGAAGTATGGGATTCGAAAGCCAAAAGAGGGACCTTTTTTTCTCAAGGCAGCTAAGGGTCGTGCCCCCACTATCGATGTTGGGTCCATTAACAAGATTAAAACTGGAGAGATAAAG GTCTTGCCATCCATAACAAGCATAGACGGAGACCTGATCAGATTTCAGAACGGCAACGTTGATTCGTACAATGCTATTATATTTGCTACAGGCTACAAAAGCAGCGTTCTAAACTGGCTCCAG GATGACAACCATTACTTCAACGAGAATGGAATGCCACAAAAAAGTTTCCCGAATCACTGGAAATCGGAAAAAAGGGGTCTTTACAGTGCTGGGTTCTCAAGACGTGGGTTATTTGGCATTGCATATGACGCACGAAGTATAGCAGAAGACATCAGTTCGTGTTTGACCTCCTGA